In Malaclemys terrapin pileata isolate rMalTer1 chromosome 11, rMalTer1.hap1, whole genome shotgun sequence, a single genomic region encodes these proteins:
- the LOC128845676 gene encoding serine/threonine-protein kinase pim-1-like, with protein MLLSKINSLAHLCSRSGGELHLAKLQPGKDKEPLEKLYQVGPLLGFGSVYSGTRLSDGAPVAIKHVARDWISDWGELGICDNEGEPEPIHGDPDGQPKPLQGAEGKPGFFGDLVSQGHDDAVSQVIEGDPCDIGEHAHVEPLLD; from the exons ATGCTGCTCTCCAAGATCAACTCGCTGGCCCACCTGTGCTCCAGGTCTGGCGGGGAGCTGCACCTGGCCAAGCTACAGCCAG GGAAGGACAAGGAGCCCCTGGAGAAGCTGTACCAGGTGGGCCCACTGCTGGGCTTTGGTTCTGTCTACTCAGGCACCCGCCTGTCGGACGGCGCCCCG GTAGCCATCAAGCACGTGGCCCGGGACTGGATTTCTGACTGGGGAGAGCTG GGCATATGTGACAATGAAGGAGAGCCAGAACCAATCCATGGGGATCCTGATGGCCAGCCcaaaccactccagggggctgagGGAAAACCAGGCTTCTTTGGAGACCTGGTAAGCCAGGGCCACGATGATGCAGTTAGCCAGGTCATAGAAGGTGATCCATGCGACATAGGCGAACATGCCCACGTAGAGCCGCTTCTGGACTGA